One Vespula pensylvanica isolate Volc-1 chromosome 1, ASM1446617v1, whole genome shotgun sequence genomic region harbors:
- the LOC122631892 gene encoding cytochrome c oxidase assembly protein COX18, mitochondrial, giving the protein MISFRYCVTHITNLHNSICIFRKINNKTIYISSYSSLKNSLVNINNHFKTQLIHSPDIVNNGISKGRSNQTNHILTISRTKQNSIYQKQCKFISTHTSVCNVINKQSSYFGTNPLFVKSDFTTRNCSNVRQISSFFERATDSLYTNYVNLIYVISGSTPVEFTQDSLVWLHTYTGLPWWATIVLATSLLRLTISLPLSVYQQNINAKLENLKHEMVGITTNLRRKSKEDMFRYEWSEEYTRRMYNRSVRKAWKDLIVRDNCHPMKNIFLLYIEVPILILLTFSLRNLCYMFPEPNIYAYEIYNELTTGGFGWILNLAEIDHFFILPILIGLTNLVNIEIAVMMRLREPTRLQKGFFIFFRLVALAIIPLAPYIPSSLSLYWMTSSVFSLCQKLLLISPKFRRLTRIPETESELSHPYSYLYEKIKSRINFEAQLMRKLK; this is encoded by the exons ATGATAAGTTTTCGCTATTGTGTAACGCATATTACAAACTTACATAATAGTATTtgtatatttcgtaaaatcaataataaaaccATTTATATAAGTTCATATTCCTctcttaaaaattcattagttAATATCAATAACCATTTCAAGACACAATTGATTCATTCTCCtgatattgttaataatgGAATATCAAAAGGACGTTCTAATCAAACTAATCATATATTAACAATTAGTAGAACTAAACAAAATAGTATATATCAAAaacaatgtaaatttatttccacGCATACGTCTGTATGTAACGTCATAAATAAACAATCATCATATTTTGGAACAAATCCACTTTTTGTCAAAAGTGATTTTACTACACGAAATTGTTCTAATGTAAGACAAATATCAAGTTTTTTCGAACGAGCGACTGATAGTTTGTATACGAATtatgttaatttaatatatgttatatctgGAAGTACACCTGTGGAATTTACTCAAGATTCTTTAGTATGGTTACATACTTACACAGGTTTACCATGGTGGGCAACTATAGTATTGGCAACTAGTTTACTACGATTAACCATTAGTTTACCATTATCAGTATATCag caaaatataaatgctaagctagaaaatttaaaacatGAGATGGTAGGTATTACTACAAATTTGAGAAGGAAATCTAAAGAGGACATGTTTAGATATGAATGGTCAGAAGAGTATACAAGGCGTATGTATAATCGTTCG GTAAGAAAAGCATGGAAGGACTTGATTGTTAGAGATAATTGTCATCCAATGAAAAAcatatttctcttatatatagaAGTTCCAATATTGATACTATTAACGTTTTCACTCAGAAACTTGTGTTATATGTTTCCCGAACCTAATATTT aTGCTTATGAGATTTATAATGAACTCACAACGGGTGGTTTTGGTTGGATATTAAATCTGGCAGAaatagatcatttttttatattacctaTATTGATTGGTCTAACAAATTTAGTTAATATAGAG ATTGCAGTCATGATGAGATTAAGGGAACCTACACGACTGCAAAAaggtttctttattttttttagattagtAGCACTTGCAATAATACCTCTAGCACCATATATACCTTCt TCTCTGAGCTTATATTGGATGACAAGCAGTGTTTTTAGTCTGTGTCAAAAACTTTTGTTGATATCACCAAAATTTCGCAGATTAACAAGAATTCCAGAAACTGAATCAGAATTATCACATCCATATAGTTATTTATATGAGAAGATAAAGAgtagaataaattttgaagCACAATTGATGAGAAAGTTAAAATGA
- the LOC122631925 gene encoding probable chitinase 10, translating into MKFNAALLLALLCMSLYLFEYSMAQVMPYPGDCTKYQQCDASGCFVLSCGAGTEFNPAIGTCDYPLQNREGCNNRG; encoded by the exons ATGAAGTTTAACGCTGCTTTATTGTTAGCGCTCCTTTGTATGAGTTTATATCTATTTGAGTATTCAATG GCTCAAGTTATGCCGTATCCTGGTGATTGTACTAAATATCAACAATGCGATGCCAGTGGTTGTTTTGTATTGAGTTGCGGTGCTGGCACCGAATTTAATCCTGCGATTGGAACATGCGATTATCCTTTGCAAAATCGGGAAGGTTGTAATAATCGaggataa